In Fimbriimonadales bacterium, a genomic segment contains:
- a CDS encoding serine/threonine-protein kinase: MSSELPTSAVLKNRYEILGLLGRGGFSFTYKAFDNLTHSEVIVKELAPQGCARNQDGSLSFPYDGDEVLMMIRRFLDEARLLARLRIPGVVAIKDAFQGNGTAYIVMEFLPNAEPLSDVLRKHGILPIQQVTTILRNAAKVLRDVHSAGFLHRDIKPSNILVDANDNVTLIDFGAAREWHADATVKHTILFTPGYAPIEQLAERGRRGPASDLYSLAATGYEMLVGKKPASALERLNGVPLPPPRALREEIPYALELAITKSLEVHASKRPQSAEDFLALLSPLFPSESIEQPPSQHAVVSISEVDVMDAKLVELKKLRIPFKSCPSCGGELEEVKPIKPNVCPVCHVGRIVFRDLDSSRCAVCRTGILHMVKNAPQLSYCPLCKFGHLQKISLISKRSNCDNCNAHFERRGKNNLALLKFGLVPSELIQEGAEIEESKWRSISGRSERCLECESCHSQWDIREDGRLLLVYAKEDVHRVMEKYRLLTPEEWARVALGLPTDAGNSICKTCGAEFYRDEDSLTLLNVENDPNEFFEKHGGRRIPLEEVPWIAVGKNSGMPGLLCKECGLEFDFDGDYLRLKDTNDASLRFHINKALPLEDWHRIARNLPTTDEENAFLEEFEHAIRREIWNGDVLWDDKDKTLRWTSKAMLLEETEDGFKVQSKGKITVRNGRLRYRYGFKSWQIPVDSILFAENEENLLKLRVAGKPQTLVFEIEPVELSVDLRSGTRTLTLGSFDLKEILTRSIAAGVENV; encoded by the coding sequence GTGAGTTCGGAACTACCTACTTCGGCTGTATTGAAGAATCGTTACGAAATACTCGGTCTATTGGGCAGAGGAGGTTTTTCTTTCACATACAAGGCTTTCGATAATCTTACGCACAGTGAAGTGATTGTCAAAGAGTTAGCACCTCAGGGCTGCGCGAGAAACCAAGATGGGTCGCTTTCTTTCCCCTACGATGGTGATGAAGTTCTTATGATGATTCGAAGATTCCTCGATGAAGCGCGCCTATTGGCCCGTCTTCGCATTCCGGGGGTTGTCGCTATAAAAGACGCTTTCCAGGGAAACGGGACTGCATACATCGTCATGGAATTTCTTCCCAACGCAGAGCCGTTATCGGATGTACTGCGAAAACACGGAATTCTTCCGATTCAACAAGTGACGACGATTCTAAGAAACGCAGCAAAAGTCTTGCGTGATGTGCATTCAGCCGGTTTCTTGCATCGAGACATCAAACCTTCGAACATTCTCGTAGATGCGAACGATAATGTAACCCTCATTGATTTCGGAGCAGCGAGGGAATGGCATGCCGATGCAACCGTAAAGCACACGATACTTTTTACACCCGGTTATGCGCCTATAGAACAACTCGCAGAACGCGGCAGAAGAGGACCTGCTAGCGATTTATATTCACTCGCCGCTACGGGTTATGAGATGCTGGTCGGAAAAAAGCCCGCATCCGCTTTGGAGCGTCTCAACGGAGTGCCGTTGCCCCCCCCTCGCGCATTGCGAGAAGAAATTCCATACGCGCTGGAATTAGCAATTACGAAATCGCTCGAAGTGCATGCTTCGAAAAGACCTCAATCTGCAGAAGATTTTCTCGCATTGCTTTCTCCTCTTTTCCCGTCAGAAAGCATAGAACAGCCCCCCTCGCAGCACGCAGTCGTATCCATTTCCGAAGTGGATGTCATGGATGCGAAGTTAGTCGAACTCAAAAAATTGCGTATTCCTTTCAAGAGTTGTCCTTCCTGTGGGGGGGAATTAGAAGAAGTAAAACCCATCAAGCCCAACGTATGCCCTGTGTGCCACGTTGGCAGAATCGTTTTCCGTGATTTGGACTCATCTCGTTGTGCCGTTTGCCGAACCGGCATCCTGCATATGGTGAAAAACGCTCCCCAACTGTCGTATTGCCCTCTTTGCAAATTCGGTCACCTGCAAAAAATTTCTTTAATTTCTAAGCGATCGAACTGCGATAATTGTAATGCTCATTTCGAAAGGCGGGGCAAGAACAATCTTGCACTTTTAAAGTTCGGATTAGTGCCCAGTGAGCTGATACAAGAAGGTGCGGAGATAGAGGAGAGTAAATGGCGTTCGATAAGCGGACGCTCCGAAAGATGCTTAGAATGCGAATCTTGTCATTCACAATGGGATATCCGAGAAGACGGACGCCTTCTTTTAGTGTATGCAAAGGAAGACGTTCACCGAGTAATGGAAAAATACCGTTTGCTGACTCCTGAAGAATGGGCACGAGTCGCTTTGGGTTTACCGACGGATGCTGGAAATAGCATATGCAAAACTTGCGGCGCAGAATTTTATCGTGACGAAGATTCTTTGACGTTGTTGAACGTCGAAAACGACCCGAACGAATTTTTCGAAAAACACGGGGGGCGACGTATCCCATTGGAAGAAGTTCCATGGATTGCGGTCGGAAAAAACAGCGGTATGCCAGGATTGCTTTGCAAAGAATGCGGTTTGGAATTCGATTTCGATGGGGATTATCTACGTCTCAAAGATACGAACGATGCATCACTGCGTTTTCACATCAATAAAGCACTTCCGCTGGAAGATTGGCACCGCATTGCGCGAAATTTGCCCACTACAGACGAAGAAAATGCTTTTTTAGAAGAATTCGAGCACGCAATTCGACGAGAAATATGGAATGGTGATGTTCTCTGGGATGACAAAGATAAAACTCTACGATGGACGAGCAAAGCGATGCTTTTGGAAGAAACAGAAGATGGCTTTAAAGTCCAATCGAAAGGGAAAATTACTGTGCGCAATGGAAGGTTGCGTTACCGTTATGGTTTCAAAAGTTGGCAAATCCCGGTGGATTCGATTCTTTTCGCAGAAAATGAAGAGAATTTGCTGAAGTTGCGCGTCGCAGGTAAGCCGCAAACATTGGTTTTCGAAATCGAACCTGTGGAATTATCCGTTGACCTTCGTTCGGGGACGCGAACCCTTACGCTCGGCTCTTTCGACTTGAAAGAAATTCTAACCCGCAGTATCGCTGCGGGAGTAGAGAATGTGTAA
- the wecB gene encoding UDP-N-acetylglucosamine 2-epimerase (non-hydrolyzing), with translation MAKPTILAVCGTRPDAIKMAPVVLSMREYDDWNVRFVASGQHREILRQALDFFGLEPDRDYALMQEKQTLNYITVSALNAMESAIFDYKPDLVIAQGDTTTTLCAAIQAFYHTIPFAHVEAGLRTPTIHSPFPEEFNRRTTSLITELHFAPTRKAAENLLREGVPESRVFITGNTSIDAVLAVANKLTEWKPFTEGRMLLVTTHRRENWGEPQRRICRAIVEVLKRFQDCYAVVPMHPNQTVREVLRECFSDCERVFLIEPPDYPGFVQLMKNAYLILSDSGGVQEEAPSLGKPVLVLREETERPEGIEAGAAILVGTSEKTILEEASRLLSSGEDYRRMAQTRNPYGDGLSAKRIVNEIRRYFGLSFTEIPPFADVLTRQGKGMSAG, from the coding sequence ATGGCAAAGCCGACTATTTTAGCCGTATGCGGGACACGTCCGGATGCAATCAAAATGGCTCCGGTCGTCCTTTCGATGCGGGAATACGACGATTGGAATGTGCGCTTCGTCGCTTCGGGGCAACATCGCGAAATTCTTCGGCAAGCATTGGATTTTTTCGGTTTAGAACCTGATAGAGATTATGCGCTCATGCAGGAGAAGCAGACATTAAATTACATTACCGTCTCTGCATTGAACGCTATGGAAAGCGCGATTTTCGATTATAAACCTGATTTGGTCATCGCGCAGGGAGATACGACAACGACTTTATGCGCTGCAATCCAAGCCTTTTATCACACGATTCCTTTTGCCCACGTAGAGGCAGGACTGCGCACTCCGACGATTCACAGCCCATTTCCAGAAGAATTCAATCGCCGAACGACGTCGCTGATAACGGAGTTACATTTCGCCCCGACTCGAAAAGCGGCAGAGAATCTGCTTCGAGAAGGTGTTCCGGAATCGCGCGTTTTTATTACGGGAAATACTTCTATAGATGCTGTTCTCGCAGTTGCTAACAAATTGACGGAATGGAAGCCTTTCACTGAAGGGAGAATGTTATTGGTAACGACCCATCGCAGAGAGAACTGGGGTGAGCCGCAGAGAAGAATATGCCGTGCGATCGTGGAGGTTTTGAAACGTTTTCAGGACTGCTATGCGGTTGTTCCTATGCACCCGAATCAAACGGTGCGAGAGGTTCTGCGTGAGTGTTTTTCCGATTGCGAACGAGTGTTCCTCATCGAGCCACCGGATTATCCGGGGTTCGTGCAATTAATGAAAAATGCATATTTGATTTTGAGTGATTCGGGGGGGGTGCAAGAAGAAGCGCCTTCCTTGGGAAAGCCGGTTTTGGTTTTGCGAGAGGAGACGGAACGGCCTGAGGGTATCGAAGCGGGAGCGGCGATTTTGGTGGGGACTTCGGAAAAAACTATCCTCGAAGAAGCGTCTCGATTGCTTTCCTCCGGAGAGGATTATCGCAGGATGGCTCAGACGAGAAATCCTTACGGTGACGGTCTTAGCGCAAAACGAATCGTGAACGAAATTCGGCGTTATTTCGGATTATCGTTTACGGAGATCCCCCCCTTCGCGGATGTATTGACTCGGCAAGGGAAGGGAATGAGTGCAGGCTAA
- a CDS encoding HlyD family efflux transporter periplasmic adaptor subunit, with product MRNSDCGLGVYRKKNPYSEVSGMRGMVTEPKNKSPVGWMIAAFAVLIVVIAAVVWAYQKQQPEPSKVSRQDITAYESLAGEAIAPPTDYAIVMAPYRAPVVKVYTTLGDVVSKGDVLVELEYASAQAYYEQARQAVQSAENAVSQSQRQRSVQIAEANKRVSDARAAEEAARSSNDPNLPLYTEARIQAEQDLAWILSDASYLAPYQRQLESARQSLLDAQSGRKIAMIRSPISGTVLEINARPGKMVGEDEDKPVAVIVNLEALQVHAKMSAKQLSTIKVDFPAKLTFEKDIPDKEFDGKMIRITTDIEKKIGGLIEEREYIAIVAFKNDLGLVKPEMDAKVLVKVGEVKNVLAVPVDAVDKDEQGRPIVKVLKDGQWISTVVETGLSDGEYIEIKSGLDEGQTIQVTPSLL from the coding sequence ATGCGAAACAGCGATTGTGGATTAGGCGTATATAGGAAGAAAAACCCATATAGTGAGGTGTCAGGAATGCGTGGGATGGTCACAGAACCCAAGAATAAATCTCCCGTCGGATGGATGATAGCTGCTTTCGCAGTTCTCATTGTAGTTATTGCGGCTGTCGTTTGGGCTTATCAAAAACAGCAGCCCGAACCGTCAAAGGTCTCCCGGCAAGACATCACTGCGTATGAAAGTCTTGCAGGCGAAGCGATAGCCCCCCCAACCGATTATGCAATCGTCATGGCTCCTTATAGAGCACCCGTCGTAAAAGTTTATACGACTTTAGGCGATGTCGTTTCTAAAGGAGATGTGTTGGTCGAACTCGAATACGCAAGTGCTCAAGCGTACTACGAACAAGCGCGTCAAGCAGTTCAGAGTGCAGAAAACGCCGTCTCTCAATCGCAACGTCAGCGCTCTGTGCAAATTGCAGAAGCGAACAAACGCGTTTCCGATGCACGCGCAGCAGAAGAGGCGGCAAGGTCTTCGAACGACCCGAACTTGCCACTATACACCGAAGCCAGAATACAAGCCGAACAAGACTTGGCATGGATACTTTCCGATGCATCCTATCTCGCACCTTATCAGCGACAATTGGAATCGGCAAGGCAATCATTGCTCGACGCGCAATCCGGACGCAAAATCGCGATGATTCGTTCACCGATTAGCGGAACGGTACTCGAAATTAATGCTCGCCCGGGCAAAATGGTCGGCGAGGACGAAGACAAGCCTGTTGCAGTCATCGTAAACCTCGAAGCGTTGCAAGTGCATGCAAAGATGAGTGCAAAACAGTTGAGCACCATTAAAGTCGACTTCCCTGCCAAGCTAACATTCGAAAAAGACATTCCAGATAAGGAATTCGATGGAAAAATGATTCGCATCACTACGGATATCGAAAAGAAAATAGGAGGATTAATCGAAGAACGCGAATACATCGCCATCGTCGCTTTCAAAAACGACCTCGGTCTCGTAAAACCGGAAATGGATGCGAAAGTTTTAGTCAAAGTAGGCGAAGTTAAAAACGTTTTAGCAGTACCAGTTGATGCTGTGGATAAAGACGAACAAGGAAGACCTATCGTGAAAGTTCTGAAAGACGGTCAATGGATTTCCACAGTCGTGGAAACAGGTCTAAGCGATGGTGAATACATCGAAATAAAATCCGGCTTGGATGAAGGTCAGACGATACAAGTTACGCCCTCACTCTTATAA
- a CDS encoding Gfo/Idh/MocA family oxidoreductase, with the protein MAEEEIGIGVIGFGGFAMFAVQQFLQVPGVRLKGMAGTHREAAYRAAERYGVTIEEVETMLAREDVNLVYIATPPFLHYPQGMQALQAGKHVIVEKPIALTLEQAKEMASLAREKNLLLVVNLMQRYNPLYDAMKRLIEEKPLGELLHAYFENYATDEGLPREHWFWDKEKSGGIFIEHGVHFFDMFEGWLGGGDIVCAQSTLRPGTKIEEQVQCTARYRDGITVNIYHGFHQPERMDRQEMRFLFERGDVTLFEWVPTRLRMHAIAGEKDMRTVCEIFPGGRVNVLQLYHGKDRVCSGRHKAMDVYQKFEYFWGDENVKMTIYGDLLRSMLLDQLAWLEDRSHRRKITEENGIRSLEMAIKAKMRSQTEFGNE; encoded by the coding sequence ATGGCTGAAGAAGAAATTGGTATTGGGGTTATAGGTTTCGGTGGGTTTGCGATGTTTGCCGTACAGCAGTTTCTGCAAGTTCCGGGCGTTCGCTTGAAGGGGATGGCAGGCACGCATCGTGAGGCTGCGTATCGCGCCGCGGAGCGTTACGGAGTAACCATAGAAGAAGTCGAGACCATGCTCGCTCGAGAAGATGTGAATTTGGTTTACATCGCAACTCCACCTTTTCTTCATTATCCGCAGGGGATGCAAGCATTGCAGGCTGGCAAACATGTCATCGTCGAAAAACCGATTGCGCTCACCTTAGAGCAGGCGAAAGAAATGGCGTCTTTGGCGAGAGAAAAAAATTTATTGCTCGTAGTCAATCTCATGCAGCGGTATAACCCGCTTTATGACGCTATGAAGCGCCTCATCGAAGAAAAACCTTTGGGAGAACTGCTTCATGCGTATTTCGAAAATTATGCAACGGATGAAGGGTTGCCGCGTGAGCATTGGTTTTGGGATAAGGAGAAAAGCGGCGGGATTTTTATCGAGCATGGAGTGCATTTTTTCGATATGTTCGAAGGTTGGTTAGGTGGGGGGGATATTGTTTGCGCACAAAGTACATTGCGTCCGGGGACGAAAATCGAAGAACAAGTACAGTGTACAGCGCGTTACCGCGACGGAATTACTGTAAATATTTATCACGGATTTCATCAGCCGGAGAGAATGGACAGGCAGGAAATGCGATTCCTTTTCGAGAGGGGAGATGTAACGCTCTTCGAATGGGTGCCGACTCGGTTGCGAATGCATGCAATAGCAGGGGAGAAAGATATGCGGACGGTCTGCGAAATCTTTCCGGGGGGGCGCGTAAACGTCCTGCAGTTGTATCATGGAAAGGACCGCGTTTGCTCCGGAAGGCATAAAGCGATGGACGTGTATCAAAAATTCGAATACTTTTGGGGGGATGAGAATGTGAAAATGACGATTTATGGAGATTTGCTGCGTTCTATGTTACTCGACCAACTTGCATGGTTGGAAGATCGGAGTCATCGGCGAAAGATCACGGAAGAGAACGGAATTCGGTCTTTGGAAATGGCTATAAAGGCAAAAATGCGTTCCCAAACAGAGTTCGGGAATGAGTGA
- a CDS encoding isoprenylcysteine carboxylmethyltransferase family protein, with protein sequence MNRTVHEHLPAILNGVAGVVVLALSFLVEFRMPLPKDLAKLLGLLLIGLGMGLAIWASVYIKSAIMGEVEPRLKILVRQGPYRFVRHPVYLGMTIALIGATVALRSWAGLIGVFVLFLPSVIYRAQLEDKALLRKFGDEWANYAAQTGFILPFIGKVKRSDLISPSARI encoded by the coding sequence ATGAATAGAACGGTTCATGAACATCTGCCTGCTATTCTCAACGGGGTTGCTGGTGTTGTCGTTCTTGCACTTAGCTTTTTGGTCGAGTTTCGTATGCCGTTGCCCAAAGATTTGGCCAAACTTTTAGGTCTGCTTCTCATTGGATTGGGGATGGGATTAGCGATATGGGCATCTGTCTATATCAAGAGCGCAATAATGGGAGAGGTAGAGCCACGTTTAAAAATATTGGTTCGACAAGGACCATATCGGTTCGTACGCCATCCAGTCTATCTTGGAATGACGATTGCCCTTATAGGAGCGACGGTCGCACTTAGAAGTTGGGCCGGATTAATCGGAGTCTTTGTCTTATTTCTGCCCAGCGTAATCTATCGGGCACAATTAGAGGATAAGGCACTACTTAGAAAGTTCGGTGATGAGTGGGCAAACTATGCTGCCCAAACGGGTTTCATTTTGCCATTCATCGGAAAAGTAAAGAGAAGTGATTTAATCTCCCCCTCTGCACGTATCTGA
- a CDS encoding transposase — translation MARYRHYKNLAEPGQTVFFTTALLNFVPLFENVRIALRMQDLIAEIHQHYNAPLFAYVIMPEHIHFITRLPNNLNASEFMKRFKSYSAKKIIPLLDETETSRFNAQRGLNQRFFWQRSFRSVPIDSEKIFWQKLRYIHENPVRRGLVSEAHLYPYSSARRYEEGSVDADFGLFPVET, via the coding sequence ATGGCAAGATACAGACATTATAAAAACTTAGCCGAACCTGGACAAACGGTATTTTTCACAACTGCATTACTCAATTTCGTTCCCCTATTCGAAAATGTACGAATAGCACTTCGAATGCAGGACCTAATTGCAGAAATCCATCAACATTACAACGCTCCACTCTTCGCATACGTAATCATGCCAGAACATATCCACTTTATAACGCGATTGCCAAACAATCTGAATGCTTCTGAATTTATGAAACGCTTCAAATCGTATTCTGCAAAGAAGATTATCCCTCTTCTTGACGAAACAGAAACTTCGCGCTTCAATGCACAGCGTGGATTGAACCAACGGTTTTTTTGGCAACGGAGTTTTCGAAGTGTACCAATCGACTCGGAAAAAATCTTTTGGCAAAAACTTCGCTACATTCATGAGAATCCTGTGCGGCGAGGGCTTGTTTCTGAAGCACATTTATATCCGTACTCGAGCGCAAGGAGATACGAAGAAGGAAGCGTGGATGCAGATTTTGGACTTTTTCCCGTAGAGACATAA
- a CDS encoding YHS domain-containing protein, translated as MISKSFRSFLGFGVALSIAYSAFLFGCGGQEQTTEEKTDTTAPKTDETSSTAPTTQTVAFTNANGDIICPVSGETIATKDKASTYTASSYVDYEGKRYYFCCESCKPTFEKDSEKYKNGPPPGAKPMHGG; from the coding sequence ATGATTAGCAAGTCTTTTCGTTCGTTCTTAGGCTTCGGGGTCGCTTTGTCCATTGCGTATTCTGCGTTTCTGTTCGGTTGTGGCGGACAGGAGCAAACGACAGAAGAGAAAACGGACACAACGGCTCCAAAAACCGATGAAACGAGTTCGACCGCACCTACAACGCAAACCGTTGCCTTCACGAATGCTAATGGGGACATCATTTGCCCCGTTTCAGGAGAAACCATCGCCACGAAAGACAAGGCTTCGACCTATACGGCTTCTTCTTACGTGGATTACGAAGGCAAACGCTATTATTTCTGTTGCGAAAGTTGTAAACCCACCTTCGAAAAAGATAGCGAGAAATACAAAAACGGACCCCCACCTGGCGCAAAACCCATGCACGGTGGTTAA
- a CDS encoding glucose-1-phosphate thymidylyltransferase translates to MKGLILAGGKGTRLRPITHSIAKQLVPIANKPVIEFGIESLCEAGIKEIGIIVGDSASEIEEALGDGSRWGAKFTYIPQYAPLGLAHAVKTAQDYLDGDKFIVYLGDNLIKGGVSEFVREFESCNADASILLSRVPNPSEFGVAYLENGKVVRLEEKPKNPTSDYALVGVYLFTPCVFDAIDTLKPSFRGEYEITDAIQTLIDWGKDVRYHVVTGWWKDTGTVEAILEANRLILESMQGKVEGEIIDSKLEGTVIVEGGAKVVRSSIRGPAIIGENAVLEESFIGPYTSIAKDTRVSHSEIEYSIVMEGCCIENIPVRLAGCLIGRGVRVARSDGKPKSLQLVLGDGSSVMLP, encoded by the coding sequence ATGAAAGGGCTTATCCTCGCCGGTGGGAAGGGTACGCGCCTCCGCCCGATTACTCACAGCATCGCCAAGCAATTAGTGCCGATTGCGAACAAACCGGTCATCGAATTCGGTATCGAATCCTTGTGTGAAGCCGGAATAAAAGAGATTGGCATTATCGTCGGTGATTCCGCCTCAGAAATCGAAGAAGCGCTCGGCGACGGTTCGCGCTGGGGGGCGAAATTCACGTACATTCCACAATACGCACCATTGGGATTGGCGCATGCCGTAAAGACAGCGCAAGACTATCTCGATGGAGACAAATTCATCGTTTATTTAGGGGACAATCTCATCAAGGGTGGCGTTTCGGAATTCGTGCGCGAGTTCGAATCGTGCAATGCCGATGCTTCGATACTTCTTTCGCGCGTTCCCAACCCTTCGGAATTCGGCGTTGCGTATTTGGAAAACGGCAAAGTCGTTCGTTTGGAAGAGAAACCGAAAAACCCCACTTCCGATTACGCTCTCGTAGGGGTGTATCTTTTTACGCCGTGCGTATTCGATGCGATAGACACTTTGAAACCATCTTTTCGTGGCGAATACGAAATAACGGATGCGATACAAACGCTCATAGACTGGGGAAAAGACGTTCGATATCATGTCGTTACGGGATGGTGGAAAGACACGGGGACAGTGGAAGCGATTCTGGAAGCGAACCGATTAATTTTGGAATCCATGCAAGGAAAGGTAGAGGGCGAGATTATAGATTCGAAGTTAGAAGGCACGGTCATCGTAGAAGGGGGGGCGAAAGTCGTTCGCAGTTCCATTCGCGGTCCTGCGATTATCGGCGAAAATGCAGTTCTGGAAGAATCTTTCATAGGACCCTACACGAGCATTGCGAAAGACACGCGCGTTTCTCATTCCGAAATCGAATACAGCATCGTCATGGAGGGGTGCTGTATCGAGAATATCCCTGTCCGTTTAGCAGGCTGCCTTATTGGTAGGGGGGTTCGCGTCGCGCGTTCGGATGGAAAACCGAAGTCACTCCAGTTAGTTTTAGGGGATGGCTCGAGTGTAATGTTGCCGTAA
- the aroC gene encoding chorismate synthase → MGNTFGTVFRVTTFGESHGGAVGCVVDGCPPLLDLSEEDIQPDLDRRRPGQSRIVSQRKETDTVRILSGVFQGKTIGTPICLLVPNEDARPDDYREVEKAYRPSHADFTYEAKYGIRNWQGGGRSSARETVGRVAAGAIAKKILRTRYGVEIVAWVSKVGRIVADCDVEKVTLEQVESNPVRCPDAMVAERMIAEIESVRKQGNSLGGVVTCAIRGCPPGWGDPVFDKIEADLAKGMMSLPASKGFEIGSGFGGTDLTGLEHNDEFYVDEKGRVRTRTNFSGGVQGGITNGETIYFRVAFKPTSTVMRDQQTVSARGEEILLKGRGRHDPCVLPRAVPMVEAMAALVMVDHALIQEMIRTKHSGA, encoded by the coding sequence ATGGGTAACACGTTCGGAACGGTTTTCCGCGTTACGACCTTCGGCGAATCTCATGGAGGTGCGGTTGGCTGCGTCGTGGATGGATGTCCACCGTTGCTCGATCTCTCCGAAGAAGACATTCAGCCGGACTTAGACAGGCGTCGCCCAGGGCAAAGCCGCATCGTCTCACAAAGAAAAGAAACCGACACGGTACGCATCCTCAGCGGTGTTTTTCAAGGGAAAACCATAGGAACTCCTATCTGCCTCCTCGTTCCGAACGAAGACGCACGACCTGACGACTATCGCGAAGTGGAAAAGGCGTATCGTCCGAGCCATGCCGATTTCACCTACGAAGCGAAATACGGCATTCGGAATTGGCAAGGTGGGGGACGCTCGAGCGCGAGAGAAACCGTCGGAAGAGTTGCGGCAGGAGCGATAGCGAAGAAAATTCTTCGCACGCGATACGGGGTCGAAATCGTTGCATGGGTTTCGAAGGTGGGGCGAATCGTTGCGGATTGCGATGTGGAAAAGGTTACGTTGGAGCAAGTCGAATCGAACCCAGTTCGTTGCCCGGATGCGATGGTAGCGGAGCGGATGATTGCAGAAATCGAAAGCGTTCGGAAGCAAGGAAATTCTTTAGGCGGTGTCGTAACCTGCGCGATACGCGGATGCCCCCCCGGATGGGGTGATCCGGTTTTCGATAAAATCGAAGCGGATTTGGCAAAAGGCATGATGAGCCTTCCCGCCTCGAAAGGCTTCGAGATTGGCTCGGGATTCGGTGGCACGGATTTGACAGGGCTCGAGCACAACGACGAATTCTATGTAGATGAAAAAGGGCGTGTTCGGACGCGAACGAACTTCAGTGGAGGAGTGCAGGGGGGGATTACGAATGGAGAAACGATCTATTTTCGAGTCGCCTTCAAACCGACTTCTACTGTAATGCGGGACCAGCAAACTGTAAGCGCTCGAGGCGAAGAAATCCTTCTAAAAGGTCGTGGTCGTCATGACCCTTGCGTTTTACCGAGAGCCGTCCCTATGGTGGAAGCCATGGCTGCACTCGTCATGGTTGACCATGCGCTCATACAGGAAATGATTCGAACGAAGCACAGTGGAGCATAA
- the sucC gene encoding ADP-forming succinate--CoA ligase subunit beta, with translation MKLHEYQSRALLASYSVPVPKGEVTSDPEEAFRIAEAFGGKVVVKAQVLMGGRGKAGGIGLFEDARKASEFTAGLIGKRLVSPQNPIGMIVEKVLISEKVEIAEEYYIALLLDRTEQKDVLVLSARGGMDIEDIAVKEPEAIMKVPIDPKWGLWNYEIRHALKKAGINIKAHSQLVSLAENIYKMYREKDCTLIEINPCALTQDGKVVAVDAKVTIDDSALFRHPEFSRSEESAEDPIEAEAVRRGIAYVKLDGEIGVIGNGAGLVMLTLDEIAKTGKKAANFLDVGGGAQAERVRDCVELVLMDKGVKVLLINIFGGITRGDEVAKGVVQAIKELGVEIPIVARIEGTNAEEARAILSGAKITPARSVREAAEYAAKLVEAR, from the coding sequence ATGAAACTCCACGAGTACCAATCGCGCGCCCTTTTAGCGTCCTATTCAGTTCCCGTACCGAAGGGAGAGGTGACGAGTGACCCTGAGGAGGCTTTTAGAATCGCAGAAGCTTTCGGCGGTAAGGTAGTCGTCAAAGCTCAGGTTTTGATGGGGGGAAGGGGAAAGGCTGGTGGAATCGGGCTTTTCGAAGACGCTCGTAAGGCTTCCGAATTCACAGCAGGTCTCATTGGAAAGCGATTGGTATCTCCACAGAATCCCATCGGGATGATCGTAGAAAAGGTCCTGATTTCGGAAAAAGTAGAAATTGCAGAGGAGTATTATATCGCATTATTACTCGACCGTACCGAACAAAAAGACGTTTTAGTGTTGAGTGCGAGGGGGGGGATGGACATCGAGGACATCGCTGTAAAAGAGCCGGAAGCCATCATGAAAGTTCCCATCGATCCAAAATGGGGATTGTGGAATTACGAGATTCGTCATGCATTGAAAAAAGCAGGAATCAATATTAAGGCTCATTCGCAACTTGTTTCTTTGGCTGAAAACATATACAAAATGTATCGCGAAAAAGATTGCACGCTTATCGAGATCAACCCATGCGCTTTGACTCAGGATGGGAAAGTAGTTGCGGTGGACGCAAAAGTAACGATTGACGACAGCGCATTGTTTCGTCATCCGGAGTTTTCGCGAAGCGAGGAAAGCGCAGAAGATCCGATAGAAGCAGAAGCGGTTCGACGGGGCATCGCCTATGTGAAATTAGACGGAGAAATCGGAGTGATAGGAAACGGAGCCGGTCTCGTTATGCTTACTTTGGATGAAATCGCCAAAACGGGCAAGAAAGCGGCGAACTTTTTGGATGTGGGAGGGGGGGCGCAAGCAGAGCGCGTGAGAGATTGCGTAGAGTTAGTGCTGATGGACAAAGGCGTGAAAGTATTGCTCATCAATATCTTCGGAGGGATTACTCGAGGCGACGAAGTCGCAAAAGGGGTTGTTCAAGCGATTAAAGAACTGGGGGTAGAGATTCCGATTGTCGCACGGATCGAAGGAACGAATGCGGAAGAAGCACGTGCGATATTATCCGGCGCTAAAATTACTCCTGCCCGCTCCGTTCGGGAAGCGGCGGAGTATGCTGCGAAACTCGTAGAAGCGAGGTAA